The region gaggcGGCGTTGAAGCAGGCCATCGAAGCCAACGCGCGGGAGCGAGAACACAAGGCCGCCATGCGTAAGAGGCGGGAGCAGGAGAAGGTCGGGGCTCCGCTGGAACCGGTGGTCCCCGTCGAGCCCCCGGTGAAGCTGCTGGCGGAGCCCAGCCAGCAGGACTCTCGCAGCAGTGAGGAGCGCAAAGACTTCATCTCCAAGTACTTCAACCTGAACCCGTACGTGACCCGAGTGGAGAGCGAGGAGCTGTGCAAGAGGTTGTCCCTCACCAAAGCGGAGCTGGTGGCCCTTTTCAGCAAGAAGCGCAGCAGGTGCATGAAGAGCCTCAAAAGGAACACGGCTGCCGTCCTCCTCGGCTTCAGCATGACGGAACTGGGCAGGGTCAAGCACAATCTCTTCGTCCCGGAACAGCACCCCGCTGACAGCTCGCCAACGGAACTCGCGGAGAAAGGCGGCGACGGCCCGGAACGGATGGAGAACGAAAATGAGAGGGGCGGCGAAGGGGAACAGGTGGAATGACTCCGTAGCCTCCTGAATGTAGAAGCtaagaaaatgcaaatatttatgTCCCCAGAATATAACGGACGTCAGATATGGCCTTTCTGTTCAGTTACTAGCAACGTTCCACCTGCGGCTCACTAAATATTCTCTAATGTACACATCAAGCGTGAGGGCAGTTTCTCCATGTAGCCTTTAGTTCATATAAGAGGTGAATAGAAAAGGTCCAGAGTTAATTTACATGTTAGCACAATGCTATGTTCTGATGCTACTTGAGAACAATATAAAGATGCAGAGTTATTGTTTCAGAAACTATGGTGTCGGACTGTTGAGGCAGGGTTGCATCTCAGTGGCTGGAGctgctttcttctcttttgcacCGTTTATTTAAACCTAACCTCCAGTTTTTGTGTATTCGGAACTGTTGCCACCTTCGCCGTTTCTTCCACAAATTGGTTTTTACACACTTGAAGctgtttacttgtttgtcatgtTTACCTGCCCACGTCACCCCTTCCTTCACAGTTCCAACTCCCGCAGTGTCACGCCTCATATTGgaagtttgtttttctctttaagcTTCAGTTGTGACATTCACATTATTTGTTTTGCAGAATTAAAAAATTTGAAACCTCTCATGTCCTTGCATGAGCCTTTATATTGTCAGATTTGTGCCATTGTGAGGTCTAAATATTCACTCTGACTCTTGGAAATTTACCCAGAGAGACCCAACATATGATATTTAGCTGACTGTACACCGTCTGTTCTCCTGACAGCTATTTGTTTTTGTACTAAACATGTATTTTCTATAATTACTAGAGGGGAAACATTTTGGGAGAAATACACATTCTAATTATGTCCAAAGCCTTTGTGTTGTACAAAATAAAGTGGTTTTCTTTTATGGCAGCGTTTCTTTTCTTCAAGGATTTATTTGATATTTGTTGAAAGTAACAGGTGTGTTTCCTGCCTtaaatttggaaaatgtgaaaattaTAAATAACATGCGGAAAAACGTCATTTAATCAGACCCCCGAACAAATGTGTATTAATCTAGTCATTAAGTGCCTGTAGTACCATAATGTGGCCACACGATGGCGCTAACCCCATCTTTCCTATTAAAACATTATCTGGAATAAAATATGATTAGTAACAGGCAAGGTGATTGTGCAGTTGTGTTTAACAACTTTTTTCCAATGGTTTCAGAGGtttctgacaaaaaaaatactttgctggtaaaataaaccaaaatcaTGGCTTTGTTTTTAGCTGATCTAGGATGGATGGCCCGCTGTAGTTGTTGGTCTGGATCGCCTTCAGCTTCCTTAAGTACTCTGTGGGGAGTCCATTCTGCTCTGCTCCCATACACACCACCTAAATTAAAGATGCTTTTAGGCACACTCACATTGACTTTGGTGTCTTGTTTGAAAAGCAGCATTTACGCACCATTTTGTAATCGGGAGAAGGGAGACAAGCGTGGAAATTGTTGATCTGATAAGTCCTGCAGACTATAATTCCTTTATCGGTTTCCACTGACACCTCCAGTGGAGAATATAGTCCCCGGTCCACACCTTCCTGGCTGAAACCACAAAAATAATCATTCAGTGTTAGTTTAAAGGAAAATGTTAACATCTTCTGTCTGCTTCTCTGTCTCACTTGTCCAGGCTGGTGAGGTTTTCGTTGCTCAAAGTCCAAATGACCCCCCAAACTTCTGCCCCAGGGTGGAACTCAATGGTGGCAACTCCACCGTGCCACATGTGTTCTGCATGTTCGGCCCATAGGCCAAATTTCAGCTCATAGTCCTGCACAAACGCGCACAAAGgctaaatgaaaacacaaagtACTGGAACGAACcagactgaggggaaaaaagaccaaacCATCCCTTTGATACATCTCAATATGCTTTAGGTTGTGACATCACGTTCACATCATTCATAACAATCGCATTGGAGAGTAATAGAAAAGTTTAAGAGTGGCACAAAAAGTTAAGGAATAACTACATATGCAACAACCAGTCTGAACCAGaagacattaaaataaaatgtttaaaaatcacCTTTAGGCGTCCGGTAGTGACAAATGATGCCGACGGGTTGGCCAATTCCAGCCTTTCCTTTAACAGGTTGCTCCCAAAAGCGAAGTACATGAAGCGGCCGCGGTCGGACATGTTGCTCCGTCACTCTGCGGGAACAGCTGATCTTTAAACGGCCGCTTCTGAGCACGCGGAAACAGCCAAGCGACATGTCAATGAACCACGGGGATGCGCGTGCGCCCCTTTGAAGTCCGACTTCCGTCACATCTCGCGACACTAGAAGGGTTTTTGAATCACCTTTTTTCCTTTGCTCATACAAAACTGGAGAACGAGCATTAAATAAGTAGAGaaggtgctttttttccccaactttTACGGAAGCGTCGTTTGAAAGTATCTCGCAACATTTGTAGCTGACGCGATATTTAACTTACCAATTAAAACAGAAACCGAAAAACGAGCGCAGGAGGGAGGGATGTACCGATGCTCCCGCTTGTTCGTCCTCGACTTtgtggaaaaacaaatcaaagctATTTTGAATGTAAACAGTGCAGGCGGGGACAAGAGACGCGTGTATttcaaattattattaattgtCAAATTATCATAAATTCTCGTTTTTAACTCCACCTGCtcgcttttcttct is a window of Takifugu flavidus isolate HTHZ2018 chromosome 21, ASM371156v2, whole genome shotgun sequence DNA encoding:
- the ggcta gene encoding gamma-glutamylcyclotransferase a encodes the protein MSDRGRFMYFAFGSNLLKERLELANPSASFVTTGRLKDYELKFGLWAEHAEHMWHGGVATIEFHPGAEVWGVIWTLSNENLTSLDNQEGVDRGLYSPLEVSVETDKGIIVCRTYQINNFHACLPSPDYKMVVCMGAEQNGLPTEYLRKLKAIQTNNYSGPSILDQLKTKP